From Streptosporangium album, the proteins below share one genomic window:
- a CDS encoding CYTH and CHAD domain-containing protein, which yields MAIEIEDKFDVPVDYETPELTGLPGVVDVVGPRTYQLVALYFDTPDLRLAARGITLRRRRGGTDAGWHLKLPKAKGVRQEIAHPLTRSIKTVPTELADLVLAYTRGAPLVPIAELDTRRGVTTPVNGAGVRLVEIADDRVKGTVFGAEPHVERWREVEAELVEGDEKLLRKVGRRLVKAGAAPAGSASKLARLLNAVAPVPGPPRAATRPGSAGELVMNYLSAQADALLAQDPRVRQAEEDAVHQMRVASRRLRSALKSFASVIEGTDPLQEELKWLGQILGEVRDLEVVRERFARRLDSLDGELIVGPVRARLSSDLLDAEHEAYDRIREMLGGERYFALLDALDDLTGSPTLTQAARRPAGTLDALAAKSWRRVTRAYARAQAADDPVVREPAMHDVRKAAKRARYTAETLGMKKLAGRAEAVQETLGAHLDGVVAQGRLAAEAEAARRLGEDTFTYGVLSGLERAAAERAFEEFPRLWAETTEAVAKLL from the coding sequence GTGGCGATAGAGATCGAGGACAAGTTCGACGTACCGGTGGACTACGAAACTCCCGAGCTGACCGGTCTCCCGGGAGTCGTCGACGTCGTGGGCCCCAGGACCTACCAGCTTGTCGCGCTCTACTTCGACACCCCCGATCTGAGGCTCGCCGCGCGGGGGATCACCCTGCGGCGGCGCAGAGGCGGAACCGACGCGGGCTGGCATCTCAAACTGCCCAAGGCCAAGGGGGTCCGGCAGGAGATCGCCCATCCCCTGACCCGGAGCATCAAGACCGTCCCCACCGAGCTGGCGGACCTCGTTCTCGCCTACACCAGGGGCGCCCCCTTGGTCCCGATCGCCGAACTCGACACCCGCCGCGGGGTGACCACGCCGGTCAACGGCGCGGGCGTACGGCTGGTGGAGATCGCCGACGACCGGGTCAAGGGCACGGTGTTCGGCGCCGAACCGCACGTCGAGCGCTGGCGCGAGGTCGAGGCGGAGCTGGTCGAAGGCGACGAGAAGCTGCTCCGCAAGGTCGGCAGGCGGTTGGTCAAGGCCGGAGCGGCCCCGGCGGGCTCCGCCAGCAAGCTCGCCCGCCTGCTCAACGCCGTCGCCCCCGTCCCCGGGCCCCCGCGCGCCGCGACCAGGCCGGGCTCCGCCGGAGAGCTCGTCATGAACTACCTCTCCGCCCAGGCGGACGCCCTGCTCGCGCAGGACCCGAGGGTACGGCAGGCCGAGGAGGACGCCGTGCACCAGATGCGCGTCGCCAGCCGCCGGCTCCGCAGCGCGCTGAAGTCGTTCGCCTCGGTCATCGAGGGCACAGACCCTCTCCAGGAGGAGCTCAAGTGGCTCGGCCAGATCCTAGGTGAGGTGCGCGATCTGGAGGTTGTCCGGGAGCGCTTCGCCCGCAGGCTCGACAGCCTGGACGGCGAGCTGATCGTGGGCCCGGTCCGGGCTCGCCTCAGCTCCGACCTGCTGGACGCCGAGCACGAGGCCTACGACCGGATCAGGGAGATGCTCGGCGGGGAACGCTACTTCGCCCTGCTTGACGCTCTCGACGACCTGACCGGCAGCCCCACGCTCACCCAGGCGGCCCGCCGGCCCGCCGGCACGCTGGACGCCCTCGCCGCCAAGAGCTGGCGCAGGGTCACCCGGGCCTACGCCAGGGCTCAGGCGGCCGACGACCCCGTCGTGCGCGAACCCGCCATGCACGACGTGCGCAAGGCGGCCAAGCGGGCCCGCTACACCGCCGAGACGCTCGGCATGAAGAAGCTCGCCGGACGGGCGGAGGCCGTGCAGGAGACGCTGGGTGCGCACCTGGACGGCGTCGTCGCGCAGGGACGGCTCGCGGCCGAGGCCGAGGCCGCCCGGCGGCTCGGGGAGGACACCTTCACCTACGGCGTGCTGAGCGGCCTGGAACGGGCCGCCGCCGAGCGCGCCTTCGAGGAGTTCCCCCGCCTCTGGGCCGAGACCACGGAGGCCGTCGCCAAGCTCCTGTGA
- a CDS encoding trans-aconitate 2-methyltransferase — protein sequence MWDPVIYGRYADERSRPFFDLVARISAERPGRVVDAGCGSGELTAELARRWPDAEVHGFDSSPAMIGKAPAGERLTFSVGDVTRWQPERPVDVIVSNAVLQWVPEHRELLPRWTGALTPGGWLAFQVPGNFDAPSHALVRELCRTEWRDRLGDLARESPVDDPAGYLHLLTALGCRVDAWETTYLHVLPGEDAVLRWITGTALRPMLDRLAPDEAEAFLGDCAALLNEAYPRRPYGTVFPFRRIFVVAQN from the coding sequence ATGTGGGACCCAGTCATCTACGGCCGCTACGCCGACGAGCGTTCGCGGCCCTTCTTCGATCTCGTCGCCCGGATATCCGCCGAGCGTCCCGGCCGCGTGGTCGACGCGGGCTGCGGCAGCGGCGAGCTCACCGCCGAACTCGCCCGGCGCTGGCCGGACGCCGAGGTCCACGGCTTCGACTCCTCACCCGCGATGATCGGGAAGGCTCCGGCGGGGGAGCGGCTGACCTTCTCCGTCGGCGATGTCACGCGGTGGCAACCCGAGCGCCCGGTGGACGTGATCGTGTCCAACGCGGTCCTGCAGTGGGTGCCCGAGCACCGGGAACTGCTGCCGCGCTGGACCGGGGCACTGACCCCCGGAGGCTGGCTCGCCTTCCAGGTGCCGGGCAACTTCGACGCTCCCAGTCATGCGCTGGTCCGAGAGCTGTGCCGTACGGAATGGCGTGACCGGCTCGGCGACCTGGCCAGGGAGTCCCCGGTCGACGACCCGGCCGGCTATCTCCACCTGCTCACCGCGCTGGGCTGCCGGGTGGACGCCTGGGAGACCACCTACCTCCATGTGCTCCCCGGCGAGGACGCCGTGCTCCGGTGGATCACCGGCACCGCCCTGCGCCCCATGCTCGACCGGCTGGCCCCCGACGAGGCGGAGGCGTTCCTCGGCGACTGCGCCGCCCTGCTGAACGAGGCCTATCCGCGGCGGCCGTACGGGACGGTCTTCCCGTTCCGCCGGATCTTCGTGGTGGCCCAGAATTGA
- a CDS encoding MarR family winged helix-turn-helix transcriptional regulator, with translation MTLHHADHDADRPADEVDHLVAAWRQERPDLDVEPLQVLSRVSRLARHLDRARRASFAEHGLETWEFDVLTALRRAGEPYELSPGALLRATLVTSGTMTNRIDRLATAGLVRRRPDPEDRRGVLVSLTDAGRSRVDSAFADLLRRERELLAGLGKHEQQALSGLLRTLLIPFDATGTGAH, from the coding sequence ATGACCCTGCACCACGCGGATCACGACGCCGACCGCCCCGCGGACGAGGTCGATCACCTGGTCGCCGCCTGGCGCCAGGAGCGGCCCGACCTGGATGTGGAGCCGCTCCAGGTGCTCAGCCGGGTCTCCCGGCTCGCCCGGCACCTGGACCGCGCCCGCCGGGCCTCCTTCGCCGAACACGGCCTGGAGACCTGGGAGTTCGACGTGCTCACCGCCCTGCGCAGGGCCGGCGAGCCGTACGAGCTGAGCCCCGGAGCGCTGCTGCGCGCGACTCTGGTGACGTCCGGGACGATGACCAACCGGATCGACCGCCTCGCCACCGCCGGGCTGGTCCGCAGGCGCCCCGATCCCGAGGACCGGCGCGGAGTCCTGGTGTCCCTCACCGACGCCGGACGGTCCCGGGTGGACAGCGCCTTCGCCGACCTGCTCCGGCGCGAGCGCGAGCTGCTGGCAGGCCTCGGAAAACATGAACAGCAGGCCCTGTCGGGCCTGCTGCGCACACTACTCATCCCTTTTGACGCGACCGGCACCGGAGCGCACTGA